The following proteins come from a genomic window of Paracoccus sp. MBLB3053:
- a CDS encoding sarcosine oxidase subunit beta family protein, whose translation MTRFNAFNVLKNALTGHKNWTEQWPDSQPKKEYDVVIVGAGGHGLGAAYYLAKQHGITNVAVIDKGWLGGGNTGRNTTIIRSNYLYDESARLFDHAVDLWEGLSQELNYNVMYSRRGCLMLAHNVHDVQSFKRHIHANRLNGVDNRWLTTEECKEYCPPLNISPNARYPVMGGALQERAGTARHDAVAWGYARGAAARGVDIIQNCAVTAIRRNADGSVAGVETAKGFIKAKKVAVSAAGHTSVVMETAGVRLPLESYPLQALVSEPIKPIFPCVVMSNAVHAYISQSDKGELVIGSGTDQYTSYSQRGGLPLIEHTIAAITEVFPIFNRMRMLRKWGGIVDVTPDRSAILGKTPVQGLYVNCGWGTGGFKATPGAAHTFAWTIAKDEPHPINAPFTMERFRTGRLIDEAAAAAVAH comes from the coding sequence ATGACGCGCTTCAACGCTTTCAACGTTCTCAAGAACGCCCTGACCGGTCACAAGAACTGGACCGAGCAATGGCCCGATAGCCAACCCAAGAAGGAATATGACGTCGTCATCGTCGGCGCGGGCGGCCATGGTCTGGGCGCGGCCTACTACCTCGCCAAGCAGCATGGCATTACCAATGTCGCGGTGATCGACAAGGGCTGGCTGGGTGGCGGCAATACCGGCCGGAACACGACCATCATCCGCTCGAACTATCTCTACGATGAAAGCGCGCGGCTCTTCGATCACGCGGTCGACCTGTGGGAGGGTCTCAGCCAGGAGCTGAACTACAACGTGATGTATTCGCGCCGGGGCTGCCTGATGCTGGCCCATAATGTGCATGATGTCCAAAGCTTCAAGCGCCATATCCATGCCAACCGGCTGAACGGCGTCGACAACCGCTGGCTCACGACCGAGGAATGCAAGGAATATTGCCCGCCGCTCAACATCTCGCCGAATGCCCGCTACCCGGTCATGGGCGGTGCACTGCAGGAACGCGCAGGCACGGCGCGCCATGATGCGGTCGCATGGGGCTACGCACGTGGCGCTGCGGCGCGCGGCGTGGACATCATCCAGAACTGCGCGGTTACCGCAATTCGCAGAAATGCGGACGGATCGGTCGCCGGTGTCGAAACGGCCAAGGGTTTCATCAAGGCCAAGAAGGTCGCTGTGTCGGCCGCCGGTCATACCTCGGTGGTGATGGAGACCGCAGGCGTGCGCCTGCCCTTGGAAAGCTATCCCCTGCAGGCGCTGGTCAGTGAACCGATCAAGCCGATTTTCCCCTGCGTCGTGATGTCGAACGCGGTCCACGCCTATATCAGCCAGTCCGACAAGGGCGAGCTGGTGATCGGCTCGGGCACCGATCAGTACACCTCCTATTCGCAGCGCGGCGGGCTGCCGCTGATCGAGCACACGATTGCCGCGATCACGGAAGTCTTCCCGATCTTCAACCGCATGCGGATGCTGCGCAAATGGGGCGGGATCGTCGATGTGACGCCGGACCGTTCGGCGATCCTGGGCAAGACCCCCGTTCAGGGCCTTTACGTCAACTGCGGCTGGGGCACGGGCGGGTTCAAGGCCACGCCAGGCGCCGCGCATACTTTCGCCTGGACCATCGCCAAGGACGAGCCCCATCCGATCAACGCGCCCTTCACGATGGAACGTTTCCGCACCGGCCGCCTGATCGACGAGGCCGCGGCTGCTGCCGTCGCACATTAA
- a CDS encoding transglutaminase-like domain-containing protein: MTYKLAARTPMILMLQVHDSRARDLETPNLLATDPIVPIESFRDCFGNSCCRVMAPAGKFVVSTDSILRDSGQPDPKDVTARQLAVEKLPSDVLTFLLPSRYCETDILSAYAWKCFGNEEPGWSRVQAVCDFVHKHVSFGYAYSRATRTAVDTLNEAVGVCRDYTHLAIALCRCLNIPARYCTGYISDVGQPPPHPEMDFSAWMEVYLGGQWWVFDPRNNDVRVGRVLMGRGRDAADVAFALSFGQHELAEFRVWIDPIEAGDHR, from the coding sequence ATGACCTACAAATTGGCGGCACGAACGCCGATGATCCTCATGCTGCAAGTGCATGATTCGCGGGCCCGCGATCTGGAAACACCCAACCTTCTGGCGACAGACCCGATTGTCCCGATCGAAAGCTTTCGTGACTGCTTCGGCAATTCCTGCTGCCGTGTCATGGCTCCGGCGGGCAAGTTCGTCGTATCCACCGACAGCATTCTACGCGACAGCGGCCAGCCCGATCCAAAAGATGTCACCGCAAGGCAACTGGCCGTCGAAAAGCTGCCCAGCGATGTGCTCACCTTCCTGCTGCCCAGTCGCTACTGCGAAACCGACATCCTGTCTGCCTATGCCTGGAAGTGTTTCGGGAATGAAGAACCGGGATGGTCGCGCGTGCAGGCGGTCTGCGACTTCGTGCACAAGCATGTCAGTTTCGGCTATGCGTATTCCCGCGCGACGCGCACCGCTGTCGATACCCTGAACGAAGCAGTAGGGGTCTGCCGGGACTATACACACCTCGCCATCGCGCTGTGTCGGTGTCTCAACATCCCGGCGCGTTACTGCACGGGCTATATCAGCGATGTCGGGCAACCACCGCCTCATCCAGAAATGGATTTCTCCGCCTGGATGGAAGTATACTTGGGCGGGCAATGGTGGGTCTTCGACCCGCGCAACAATGATGTGCGGGTCGGTCGCGTGCTGATGGGTCGAGGCCGTGACGCGGCCGATGTGGCCTTCGCTCTGAGTTTCGGCCAGCATGAGCTTGCAGAATTCCGAGTCTGGATCGACCCAATCGAAGCCGGGGATCATCGCTAG
- the purU gene encoding formyltetrahydrofolate deformylase, producing the protein MSQIILTASCPVRTGIVAAISTFLAEQGCNIHDSSQFSDVENDRFFMRLSFVSEKGADRDSLTSEFAAVAEKFDMNFAFHDPSKKMKVIIMVSRFGHCLNDLLYRWRIGALPVDIVAVISNHLEYQKVVVNHDIPFHCINVTKANKPEAEAEQMRIVRETGAELIVLARYMQILSDQMCQEMSGRIINIHHSFLPSFKGANPYKQAFERGVKLIGATSHYVTADLDEGPIIEQDIIRVTHAQSPSDYVSLGRDVESQVLARAIHAHIHRRVFMNGDKTVVFPASPGEYASERMG; encoded by the coding sequence ATGTCACAGATCATCCTGACAGCTTCCTGCCCGGTGCGCACCGGCATCGTGGCGGCGATCTCCACCTTCCTTGCCGAGCAGGGCTGCAATATCCACGACAGTTCGCAATTCTCCGATGTCGAGAATGATCGCTTCTTCATGCGGCTTAGCTTCGTTTCCGAGAAAGGGGCAGACCGCGACAGCCTGACTTCAGAATTCGCCGCTGTCGCCGAGAAGTTCGACATGAACTTTGCCTTCCATGACCCGTCGAAGAAGATGAAGGTCATCATCATGGTCTCGCGCTTCGGCCATTGCCTGAACGACCTGCTCTATCGCTGGCGCATCGGCGCCCTGCCCGTCGATATCGTGGCGGTGATCTCGAACCATCTCGAGTATCAGAAGGTCGTCGTGAATCACGACATCCCGTTCCACTGCATCAACGTCACCAAGGCGAACAAGCCCGAGGCCGAAGCCGAGCAGATGCGCATCGTGCGCGAAACCGGTGCAGAACTGATCGTCCTTGCCCGTTACATGCAGATCCTTTCCGACCAGATGTGCCAGGAAATGTCAGGCCGGATCATCAACATCCACCATTCGTTCCTGCCGAGCTTCAAGGGCGCCAATCCCTACAAGCAGGCCTTCGAGCGCGGCGTGAAGCTGATCGGCGCGACCAGCCATTACGTCACCGCCGATCTCGACGAGGGCCCGATCATCGAACAGGACATCATTCGCGTCACCCATGCACAAAGCCCGTCGGATTATGTCAGCCTTGGCCGCGACGTCGAAAGCCAGGTGCTCGCCCGCGCCATTCACGCCCATATCCATCGCCGGGTTTTCATGAATGGCGACAAGACCGTCGTCTTCCCGGCAAGTCCGGGTGAATACGCCTCTGAGCGGATGGGCTGA
- the glyA gene encoding serine hydroxymethyltransferase yields MFDRLPKGGISDAVIASAVAEELDRQRGQIELIASENIVSASVMAAQGSVLTNKYAEGYPGKRYYGGCEFVDKVEAVAIDRLKRLFGAEHANVQPHSGAQANQAVFLALLQPGDRIMGLSLAHGGHLTHGSPVTMSGKWFDVVSYEVDPVSHLIDMEKVREKALETRPKLIVAGASAYPRVIDFEGFRRIADEVGAYLMVDMAHYAGLIAGGRYPNPVPHAHVVTSTTHKTLRGPRGGVILTNDEAIAKKLNSAVFPGNQGGPLMHVIAAKAVAFGEALQPEFGDYAAQVIDNARALADVLLVGGLGIVSGGTDCHMVLVDLRPKGVTGKAAEIALERAGLTCNKNSIPNDPEKPFITSGIRLGTSAGTTRGFREAEFEQIGNLILRVIAALAESPEGNPEVEADVREEVRALCDAHPIYVS; encoded by the coding sequence ATGTTCGACCGTCTTCCCAAGGGCGGCATCTCGGATGCCGTCATCGCAAGTGCCGTGGCCGAAGAACTGGACCGCCAGCGCGGCCAGATCGAGCTGATCGCCTCGGAAAACATCGTCTCGGCCAGTGTCATGGCAGCTCAAGGCTCGGTCCTGACCAACAAATATGCCGAGGGCTACCCGGGCAAACGCTATTACGGCGGCTGCGAATTCGTCGACAAGGTCGAGGCGGTTGCGATCGACCGCCTGAAGCGGCTCTTCGGGGCTGAACACGCCAACGTCCAGCCGCATTCCGGCGCGCAGGCCAACCAGGCCGTCTTCCTTGCGCTGCTTCAGCCCGGCGACCGGATCATGGGCCTGTCCTTGGCGCATGGCGGCCACCTCACGCATGGCTCGCCCGTTACCATGTCCGGCAAGTGGTTCGACGTCGTGTCCTATGAGGTCGATCCGGTCAGCCACCTGATCGACATGGAGAAGGTCCGCGAAAAGGCGCTGGAAACCCGCCCGAAACTGATCGTCGCCGGCGCCTCGGCCTACCCGCGTGTCATCGATTTCGAAGGCTTCCGCCGCATCGCCGACGAGGTCGGAGCCTATCTGATGGTAGACATGGCCCATTACGCCGGGCTGATCGCGGGTGGCCGGTATCCGAACCCCGTTCCTCACGCCCATGTCGTGACTTCGACCACCCACAAGACCCTGCGCGGGCCGCGCGGCGGCGTCATCCTGACGAATGACGAAGCCATCGCGAAGAAGCTGAATTCAGCGGTCTTTCCGGGCAACCAGGGCGGCCCCCTGATGCATGTGATCGCCGCCAAGGCCGTCGCCTTCGGGGAAGCCTTGCAGCCCGAATTCGGCGATTACGCGGCCCAGGTCATCGATAATGCGCGCGCGCTCGCCGACGTGCTTCTGGTCGGCGGTCTCGGCATCGTGTCGGGCGGAACGGACTGCCACATGGTCCTTGTCGACCTGCGGCCCAAGGGCGTGACCGGAAAGGCGGCCGAAATCGCGCTCGAGCGTGCGGGCCTGACCTGCAACAAGAACTCGATCCCGAATGATCCGGAAAAACCGTTCATCACCTCGGGTATCCGTCTGGGAACTTCAGCCGGCACGACCCGTGGTTTTCGGGAAGCCGAGTTCGAGCAGATCGGGAACCTGATCCTGCGCGTGATCGCCGCTTTGGCCGAAAGCCCGGAAGGCAATCCCGAGGTCGAAGCAGATGTCCGCGAAGAGGTGCGGGCACTTTGCGACGCCCATCCGATCTACGTATCGTGA
- a CDS encoding sarcosine oxidase subunit alpha produces the protein MSSFRIPKRGRVDTAKPVKFTFDGKTFTGAQGDTVASALLANGVHLMGRSFKYHRPRGPVAAGSEEPNALIGTRRGAGRFEPNTRATVQEIWPGLEANSQNKFPSLKFDIGAVNDAAYMLFSAGFYYKTFMWPKSFWHKVYEPFIRAAAGLGVSPTEEDPDSYASRNMHCDVLIVGAGPAGLAAARAAAGRGLKVVIVDENSEAGGTLLSEPQARIDGLAAWDWLASELADLKAQGVRVMTRTTAIGYYHQNLIGLCEKLTDHLSELPADTPRERLWRVRARQVVLAQGALEKPLVFHGNDRPGVMLAGSAQTYLNRYGVLVGKRPVVLTCHDSAWYAAFDLQDAGAQIRAIVDIRATVRPELLHEARARNIPVKLSHSATATSGRLRVASIRVNPISGGTAGTGQKISCDAVLMSGGWTPSLHLFSHTKGSLAWDEDRTTFLPNETPEDCVITGASRGLWGIQAALNDGAEKGRAVVAALGQDALAAEYHVQDDRTGSGISMKELPTDLSPGKAKAFVDYQNDVTAKDLRLAVREGMRSIEHVKRYTTNGMATDQGKMSNINGLNIAADALGKRQPEVGLTTFRPPYTPTSFGAFAGYHRGGHFEVTRKTQIDSWAEEHGAAFEPVGQWRRAWYFPKAGEDMDKAVSRECRAVRASVGIFDASTLGKIEVVGPDAVEFMNRMYTNPWTKLGVGRCRYGLLCGDDGFIRDDGVIGRLAQDRFHVTTTTGGAARVLNMMEDYLQTEWPDLNVWLTSTTEQWSTIALNGPNAAKLLAPLVEGVELTDAAFPHMSCVECRVAGITARLFRVSFTGEIGFEINVPAPMGRKLWELLWAAGQQYGITAYGTETMHVLRAEKGYIIVGQDTDGTVTPYDAGMGWAVGKTKPDFVGMRGMARPDLIARGRRQLVGLLTADGSKLEEGAQIVFDPKQAIPMKMVGHVTSSYHSDAVGQPIALALVEGGHDRMGETVHIPMPDRTIAAKITGMVFVDPENARLKI, from the coding sequence ATGAGCAGTTTCCGCATTCCGAAACGCGGTCGCGTCGATACGGCGAAGCCTGTCAAATTCACCTTTGACGGCAAGACCTTCACCGGTGCGCAGGGCGATACCGTGGCCTCGGCGCTGCTGGCGAACGGCGTCCATCTGATGGGCCGTTCGTTCAAGTATCACCGGCCACGCGGGCCTGTGGCTGCAGGGTCCGAGGAACCGAACGCCCTGATCGGGACCCGGCGCGGTGCCGGCCGTTTCGAGCCGAACACCCGTGCAACCGTTCAGGAAATCTGGCCGGGCCTCGAGGCCAATTCCCAGAACAAGTTCCCCAGCCTGAAATTCGACATCGGGGCGGTCAATGACGCGGCCTACATGCTGTTTTCGGCCGGGTTCTACTACAAGACCTTCATGTGGCCGAAAAGCTTCTGGCACAAGGTCTACGAGCCCTTCATCCGTGCCGCTGCCGGTCTTGGCGTCAGCCCGACCGAAGAAGACCCCGACAGCTACGCCTCGCGCAACATGCATTGCGACGTGCTGATCGTGGGTGCGGGCCCGGCGGGGCTTGCCGCCGCCCGCGCGGCCGCGGGTCGCGGGCTCAAGGTGGTGATCGTCGACGAGAACTCTGAAGCGGGCGGCACGCTGCTTTCCGAACCGCAAGCCCGGATCGATGGCCTTGCGGCGTGGGACTGGCTCGCCTCGGAATTGGCCGACCTGAAGGCGCAGGGCGTACGGGTGATGACCCGCACCACCGCGATCGGCTATTACCACCAGAACCTGATCGGCCTGTGCGAGAAGCTAACCGACCATCTTTCGGAACTGCCGGCCGACACCCCGCGCGAGCGGCTGTGGCGTGTCCGGGCACGGCAAGTCGTGCTGGCGCAGGGAGCCTTGGAAAAGCCGCTGGTCTTTCATGGCAACGACCGTCCCGGCGTCATGCTGGCGGGCTCGGCCCAGACCTATCTCAACCGCTACGGTGTCCTGGTCGGCAAGCGGCCCGTCGTGCTGACCTGCCACGACAGCGCCTGGTACGCGGCCTTCGATTTGCAGGATGCCGGCGCCCAGATCCGGGCCATCGTCGACATTCGGGCCACGGTGCGCCCCGAACTCCTGCACGAGGCTCGTGCGCGCAATATCCCGGTCAAACTGTCGCACAGCGCGACCGCAACTTCGGGCAGGCTGCGCGTCGCCTCGATTCGCGTCAACCCGATCTCGGGCGGCACGGCGGGCACCGGGCAGAAGATCAGCTGCGATGCCGTCCTCATGTCTGGGGGATGGACGCCGTCGCTGCATCTCTTCTCGCATACCAAGGGATCACTGGCATGGGATGAGGACCGCACCACCTTCCTGCCCAACGAGACCCCCGAAGACTGCGTCATCACCGGCGCGAGCCGCGGCCTGTGGGGAATTCAAGCCGCGCTGAACGACGGGGCCGAAAAGGGCCGCGCCGTGGTCGCCGCTCTGGGGCAGGACGCCCTGGCGGCGGAATACCATGTCCAGGACGACCGGACCGGCAGCGGCATCTCAATGAAGGAATTGCCGACCGACCTGAGCCCCGGCAAGGCCAAGGCCTTCGTCGACTATCAGAACGACGTCACCGCCAAGGACCTCCGCCTTGCCGTGCGCGAGGGCATGCGCTCGATCGAGCATGTCAAGCGCTACACCACCAATGGCATGGCGACCGACCAGGGCAAGATGTCGAACATCAATGGGCTGAACATCGCCGCCGACGCCCTTGGCAAGCGCCAGCCCGAGGTCGGCCTGACCACCTTCCGCCCGCCCTATACGCCGACCAGCTTCGGCGCCTTCGCAGGCTATCACCGCGGCGGACATTTCGAGGTGACGCGAAAGACCCAGATCGACAGCTGGGCCGAAGAGCATGGCGCAGCCTTCGAGCCCGTGGGCCAGTGGCGCAGGGCCTGGTATTTCCCCAAGGCGGGCGAGGACATGGACAAGGCCGTCTCGCGCGAATGCCGCGCGGTGCGGGCCTCGGTCGGGATCTTCGACGCATCCACTCTTGGCAAGATCGAGGTCGTGGGTCCGGATGCGGTCGAATTCATGAACCGCATGTACACCAATCCCTGGACCAAGCTGGGGGTCGGCCGCTGCCGCTACGGTCTGCTTTGCGGTGATGATGGCTTCATCCGCGACGATGGCGTGATCGGGCGCCTGGCGCAGGACCGCTTCCACGTCACCACCACGACGGGCGGCGCGGCGCGGGTTCTGAACATGATGGAGGACTACCTGCAGACCGAATGGCCGGATCTGAATGTCTGGCTGACCTCGACCACCGAGCAATGGTCCACCATTGCGCTCAATGGCCCGAACGCCGCAAAGCTTCTGGCTCCGCTGGTCGAGGGCGTGGAACTGACCGACGCGGCCTTCCCGCACATGTCCTGCGTCGAATGCAGGGTTGCGGGGATAACGGCCCGGCTGTTCCGGGTCAGCTTCACCGGCGAGATCGGTTTCGAGATCAACGTCCCTGCCCCGATGGGCCGGAAGCTGTGGGAATTGCTCTGGGCTGCCGGACAGCAATACGGCATCACCGCATATGGCACCGAGACCATGCACGTGCTGCGCGCCGAAAAGGGCTACATCATCGTCGGCCAGGATACCGACGGAACGGTCACGCCCTATGATGCGGGCATGGGCTGGGCGGTCGGCAAGACCAAGCCGGACTTTGTCGGCATGCGCGGCATGGCGCGCCCCGACCTGATCGCGAGGGGACGACGCCAGCTTGTCGGCCTGCTCACGGCCGATGGCTCGAAGCTTGAGGAAGGCGCCCAGATCGTCTTCGACCCGAAACAGGCGATCCCGATGAAGATGGTCGGTCATGTGACCTCGTCCTACCATTCTGACGCGGTGGGCCAGCCCATCGCCCTGGCGCTGGTCGAGGGTGGCCACGACCGGATGGGCGAGACGGTTCACATCCCGATGCCTGACCGCACCATTGCTGCGAAGATTACCGGAATGGTCTTCGTTGATCCCGAAAACGCACGGCTGAAGATCTGA
- a CDS encoding sarcosine oxidase subunit delta, with translation MLLIHCPYCDETLPEAEFTYAGQAHVLRPETPSTESDANWEEFLYIRANVKGPHYERWRHLHGCGRYFNAVRNTVSDRFLTTYKVGAVRPDLSSLTEAM, from the coding sequence ATGCTTCTGATCCATTGCCCATATTGCGATGAAACCCTGCCCGAGGCCGAGTTCACCTATGCGGGACAGGCCCATGTCCTGCGGCCGGAAACTCCCTCGACCGAAAGTGACGCGAACTGGGAGGAGTTTCTGTATATCCGCGCGAACGTGAAAGGGCCGCATTACGAAAGGTGGCGCCACCTGCACGGATGCGGGCGCTACTTCAACGCCGTGCGCAATACTGTCAGCGACCGCTTCCTGACCACCTACAAGGTCGGCGCAGTGCGGCCCGATCTCTCCAGCTTGACCGAGGCGATGTAA
- a CDS encoding Ldh family oxidoreductase, which translates to MTDTTTLSVEELTQIVTRIFSQNGLSALQAEAVAAVIVAGERDACKSHGIYRIEGCLQTVRAGKVAPQAEPELIDDGSALLRVDAKGAFSPAAFAIGAPVLAQRAKDQGIAALAINSCTHFSALWPEVEALTGMGLAALAMCPSYSTVAPAGGTQPLLGTNPLAFGWPRPDHPPYVFDFATSVAARGEIELHRRAGKPIPEGWAIGPDGTPTTDPEDALAGAMLTFGGHKGSAISTMIELLAGAMIGDLTSPEALDYLGTTSLSPHHGELVIAFSPEKFAAGRGGDPFSRAELLFSAILGQGARLPSQRRFSARETSLRSGIRLSAAEMAMLNEFLAAA; encoded by the coding sequence ATGACCGATACGACCACGCTAAGCGTCGAGGAACTGACGCAGATCGTCACCCGGATATTTTCTCAGAACGGGCTATCGGCTCTGCAGGCCGAAGCCGTCGCCGCCGTCATCGTGGCGGGCGAGCGTGACGCCTGCAAATCGCATGGCATCTATCGGATCGAAGGCTGCCTTCAAACCGTGCGAGCAGGCAAGGTCGCTCCGCAGGCCGAACCAGAGCTGATCGATGATGGCTCGGCCTTGCTGCGCGTCGATGCCAAAGGGGCGTTTTCGCCCGCCGCCTTTGCGATCGGCGCGCCGGTTCTCGCACAGCGCGCCAAAGACCAGGGCATCGCGGCCCTCGCCATCAACTCCTGCACGCATTTTTCGGCGCTTTGGCCCGAGGTCGAGGCATTGACCGGGATGGGGCTCGCGGCGCTGGCCATGTGCCCCAGCTATTCGACTGTCGCACCTGCGGGAGGAACCCAACCATTGCTGGGCACCAACCCCCTCGCGTTTGGCTGGCCTCGCCCCGATCACCCGCCCTATGTATTCGATTTCGCGACATCGGTTGCTGCACGGGGCGAGATCGAGCTGCACCGCCGGGCCGGAAAGCCGATCCCCGAAGGCTGGGCCATCGGCCCTGACGGCACCCCGACGACAGACCCGGAAGACGCGCTGGCGGGGGCAATGCTGACCTTTGGTGGCCACAAGGGCTCGGCCATTTCGACCATGATCGAGTTGCTCGCCGGTGCGATGATCGGCGACCTGACCAGTCCCGAAGCGCTGGACTATCTGGGCACAACCTCACTTTCGCCCCATCACGGTGAATTGGTGATCGCATTCAGCCCAGAGAAATTTGCGGCCGGGCGGGGTGGCGATCCGTTCTCGCGCGCAGAATTGCTGTTTTCGGCCATTCTTGGTCAAGGCGCACGCCTTCCTTCACAGCGCAGGTTCAGCGCACGCGAAACGTCCCTGCGGAGCGGTATCCGTCTTTCTGCCGCCGAAATGGCCATGCTCAACGAGTTTCTGGCAGCGGCCTAG
- a CDS encoding sarcosine oxidase subunit gamma translates to MNAPLSAIAPMTLAESSAVRIDAGSHVGRLSLRARGDLSALNEALGMVLPTRIGATVRGPIEVACLGPDEWVILAPPGEVERLQSACAAIYSSHPHSLVDTGGREVTFTLTGPRAAELLTLGCPRDIDAIANASARRTLFDGATVILWRDADDRFRMDVWNSFAPHVLHLLKTGCRELAAEIA, encoded by the coding sequence ATGAATGCTCCACTTTCCGCCATTGCCCCGATGACGCTGGCCGAATCTTCCGCCGTCCGCATCGATGCAGGCAGCCATGTCGGTCGGCTGTCGCTGCGGGCGCGCGGCGATCTCTCCGCGCTGAACGAGGCGCTTGGGATGGTGCTGCCGACCCGGATCGGTGCCACGGTTCGCGGCCCGATCGAGGTGGCCTGTCTTGGCCCCGACGAATGGGTGATCCTTGCGCCACCCGGCGAGGTCGAGCGCCTTCAGTCGGCCTGCGCGGCGATCTATTCCAGCCATCCCCACAGCCTGGTCGATACCGGCGGTCGCGAAGTGACCTTCACTCTGACCGGACCACGCGCGGCGGAACTTCTGACGTTGGGCTGCCCGCGCGACATCGACGCAATCGCCAACGCCTCTGCGCGCCGGACCCTGTTCGACGGCGCGACGGTGATCCTCTGGCGCGATGCGGACGACCGCTTCCGCATGGACGTCTGGAACAGCTTCGCGCCCCACGTCCTTCACCTTCTCAAGACCGGCTGCCGCGAACTGGCCGCCGAGATCGCCTGA